A region of Mesorhizobium sp. M3A.F.Ca.ET.080.04.2.1 DNA encodes the following proteins:
- a CDS encoding LysR family transcriptional regulator yields MDIHHIRYFLAVCETRNFTRAGEKCNITQPALSRAIQQLEDEVGGLLFRRERNLTHLTDLGALLRPRFQQILDEVTGVRQEASRFLCLENANLKVGVMCTIGPRRFTGLLTDFNRRQQGIQLQLVEGVPASLSQLLEAGEIDVAIMASSNSFPERFDVTPLYRERFVLAFPSGHRLARNDNVAISELDGENYLRRLNCEYRDYLAGLCNERGVKLRISYASEREDWIQNMVSGGLGICFIPEFSAVIPGLQIRPVIDPEVWREVSLVVVAGRRFSPATSTFVNSVKAHSWPESGIDLSVRKTAA; encoded by the coding sequence ATGGACATCCATCACATCCGCTACTTCCTGGCCGTTTGCGAGACCAGGAATTTCACGCGCGCGGGCGAAAAGTGCAACATTACCCAACCGGCACTGTCGCGCGCGATCCAGCAGCTCGAGGATGAGGTCGGCGGCCTTCTGTTTCGCCGCGAGCGGAACCTGACGCATCTCACCGATCTGGGCGCTTTGCTTCGCCCCAGATTTCAGCAAATCCTCGACGAGGTGACCGGCGTGCGCCAGGAGGCTTCAAGGTTTCTCTGCCTAGAGAATGCAAACCTCAAGGTTGGCGTGATGTGCACGATCGGTCCACGGCGATTTACCGGTCTGCTGACGGACTTCAACCGGCGCCAGCAGGGCATCCAGCTGCAGCTTGTCGAGGGCGTGCCGGCATCCCTGTCGCAGCTGCTGGAAGCGGGCGAGATCGATGTCGCCATCATGGCGTCCAGCAACAGTTTTCCGGAGAGATTCGATGTTACGCCGCTCTATCGCGAGCGGTTTGTGCTTGCGTTCCCCAGCGGGCATCGGCTGGCCCGCAATGACAATGTCGCCATCTCGGAACTCGACGGCGAGAACTATCTTAGACGCCTGAACTGCGAGTATCGCGATTATCTTGCCGGTCTCTGCAATGAACGCGGTGTGAAGCTCAGAATCTCCTACGCCAGCGAACGCGAAGACTGGATCCAAAACATGGTCTCCGGGGGGCTGGGCATCTGCTTCATCCCGGAATTCAGCGCCGTCATCCCGGGATTGCAGATCAGGCCCGTTATCGATCCGGAGGTTTGGCGGGAGGTATCGCTTGTCGTTGTGGCAGGGCGCCGGTTCTCGCCGGCCACATCAACCTTCGTCAACAGCGTCAAGGCGCATAGCTGGCCCGAAAGCGGTATCGATCTGTCGGTCAGGAAAACGGCTGCATAG
- a CDS encoding DoxX family protein, whose amino-acid sequence MTAISEQSSSNPAGLVGLYRRIIKLPEHTPFSLIQLAARVAVAHVFWQSAQSKLASWPVTLQLFANEYNLPFIDPSIAAPLATTAELTGSVLVFFGLFSRLAALMLLGVVSVIQIFVYPENWAEHLLWASLLLLVLTRGAGVFSLDYVAERTLPRK is encoded by the coding sequence ATGACCGCAATATCGGAGCAATCCTCGTCCAACCCGGCCGGCCTTGTCGGCCTCTACAGGCGCATTATCAAGCTTCCAGAACACACTCCGTTTTCGCTGATCCAGCTCGCCGCACGCGTCGCGGTCGCGCATGTCTTCTGGCAGTCGGCGCAGAGCAAGCTGGCATCCTGGCCGGTGACGCTGCAACTGTTCGCCAACGAATACAACCTGCCGTTCATCGACCCTTCGATCGCGGCTCCGCTGGCGACGACCGCGGAACTGACGGGCTCGGTGCTGGTCTTCTTCGGGCTGTTTTCGCGCCTTGCGGCCCTGATGCTGCTCGGCGTCGTCTCCGTCATCCAGATCTTCGTCTATCCGGAAAACTGGGCCGAGCACCTGCTCTGGGCCTCGTTGCTGCTTCTCGTTCTGACGCGCGGCGCCGGTGTCTTCTCGCTCGACTATGTGGCCGAGCGAACCCTCCCCAGAAAATGA
- a CDS encoding DUF692 domain-containing protein, with the protein MSTIFSPLAIPASAGIGLRSPHIAEMLTRRPSAGWLEVHAENYMGDGAGVEALEKLRQIYPLSVHGVGLSLGSARGLDHDHLERLRKVCERFEPDLVSEHLAWSVADGAYLNDLLPLRYDEEALAIVARNVETVQDTLKRQVLIENLSAYVAFADSSMTEAEFLAELVAQTGCGLLLDVNNVQVSAHNLQYYAKAFIDALPAEAIGEIHLAGHATNQVGTDTVLIDDHGSRVPPVVWALYQHAIERLGPRPTLIEWDTDVPVLDVVLGEAMWADMLTASIMFNRKQATRREQTTKTRATLIHLSVQNEAPTGMPVLAAFAAARCARPCMSAALVSIEEEYHAAA; encoded by the coding sequence ATGTCTACTATTTTTTCGCCACTCGCGATCCCCGCATCGGCGGGCATCGGTCTTCGCTCGCCCCACATCGCAGAGATGCTGACACGGCGGCCGTCCGCCGGCTGGCTCGAGGTCCACGCCGAGAACTACATGGGTGACGGCGCCGGCGTCGAAGCGCTGGAAAAACTTCGCCAGATCTACCCGCTCTCCGTGCACGGCGTCGGTTTGTCGCTGGGCAGCGCGCGAGGCCTGGATCACGATCATCTGGAGCGGCTGCGCAAGGTCTGCGAGCGCTTCGAGCCCGATCTGGTTTCCGAGCATCTCGCCTGGAGCGTCGCCGACGGCGCCTATCTCAACGATCTCTTGCCGCTGCGCTACGATGAAGAAGCGTTGGCGATCGTGGCGCGAAATGTCGAGACCGTCCAGGATACGCTGAAGCGGCAGGTGCTGATCGAAAATCTATCCGCCTATGTCGCGTTTGCCGACTCATCAATGACAGAGGCCGAGTTCCTCGCCGAGCTCGTGGCACAGACCGGCTGCGGTTTGTTGCTCGACGTAAACAACGTCCAGGTCTCGGCACACAATCTGCAATATTACGCCAAGGCCTTCATCGATGCACTGCCGGCCGAGGCGATCGGAGAAATCCACCTTGCCGGCCATGCAACCAACCAGGTCGGAACCGACACCGTGCTCATCGACGACCATGGCTCGCGCGTGCCGCCGGTCGTCTGGGCGCTCTACCAGCATGCCATAGAGCGGCTTGGCCCGCGACCGACCTTGATCGAGTGGGACACCGACGTTCCCGTTCTCGACGTGGTGCTTGGCGAAGCGATGTGGGCCGACATGCTGACCGCTTCGATCATGTTCAACCGCAAGCAAGCCACGCGGCGCGAGCAAACGACAAAAACGCGTGCGACGCTGATCCACCTTTCCGTCCAAAACGAAGCGCCGACCGGCATGCCCGTCCTTGCGGCGTTTGCCGCTGCCAGGTGCGCCAGGCCGTGCATGTCCGCGGCGCTTGTCTCAATCGAGGAGGAATACCATGCTGCCGCTTGA
- a CDS encoding NAD(P)H-dependent oxidoreductase, whose product MRIFIVHAHPEPNSFNGALTREAQGALSGAGHEVVVSDLYAMGFNPVSDRRNFTTVRDATYYRQQAEEANAAAHDGFAPDIQAEMDKLFWCDALILQFPLWWFGLPAILKGWVDRVFASGRRIYGGGKWYDRGVFAGKRAMCSVTIGGPPPIYSDRGEWPDRFDPVPH is encoded by the coding sequence GTGCGCATTTTCATCGTTCACGCACACCCTGAGCCCAACAGCTTCAATGGCGCCCTGACCCGAGAGGCACAGGGCGCGCTGTCTGGGGCGGGGCACGAGGTCGTTGTCTCCGACCTCTACGCCATGGGTTTCAACCCCGTATCAGATCGCCGCAACTTCACGACCGTGCGCGACGCGACCTACTATCGCCAGCAGGCTGAGGAGGCGAATGCGGCTGCCCACGACGGGTTTGCTCCCGACATCCAGGCGGAGATGGACAAGCTCTTCTGGTGCGACGCCTTGATCCTCCAGTTTCCGCTCTGGTGGTTCGGGCTGCCGGCGATCCTGAAAGGGTGGGTGGACCGGGTGTTCGCGTCGGGTCGCCGCATCTATGGCGGCGGCAAATGGTATGATCGCGGCGTCTTTGCCGGAAAACGCGCGATGTGTTCCGTGACAATCGGCGGGCCGCCACCGATCTATTCCGACCGAGGTGAATGGCCCGATAGATTCGATCCTGTTCCCCATTAA
- a CDS encoding class I SAM-dependent methyltransferase yields the protein MLERNKETQPDQEKLEALLGKMVGDLGAITTGAAVLLGDRLGLFAALSEGGKMTARQLAKRTGTQERLVREWLSAQAAAGYVEYDEAGDSFYLSPEQEQVFVNEDSPAFMAGAFEVVSTLWLDEEKVRQAFRSGKGLGWHDHSACLFRGTERFFRPGYNANLIGSWLPALDGVVEKLERGIDVADVGCGHGASTVLMAKAFPNSRFVGFDYHAPSIERARVAAKEAGVAGNTRFQVAPAKDFPGTYDLVAFFDCLHDMGDPEGAARHVHKALKPDGTWMIVEPFAHDQLSANLNPVGRIYYAASTFICTPASLSQEVGLGLGAQAGEARLRKVVAGGGFKRFRRATETPFNMVLEARP from the coding sequence ATGCTAGAACGCAATAAGGAGACGCAACCCGATCAGGAAAAGCTGGAGGCACTCCTCGGCAAGATGGTCGGCGATCTCGGCGCCATCACCACCGGTGCCGCCGTGCTGCTGGGCGACAGGCTGGGCCTGTTTGCGGCGTTGAGCGAAGGTGGCAAGATGACCGCACGACAGCTCGCCAAACGGACCGGGACGCAGGAACGGCTGGTGCGCGAATGGCTCTCGGCGCAGGCCGCAGCCGGCTATGTCGAATATGACGAGGCCGGCGACAGCTTCTACCTGAGCCCCGAGCAAGAGCAGGTCTTCGTTAATGAGGATAGCCCGGCCTTCATGGCCGGCGCGTTTGAGGTTGTCTCAACGCTGTGGCTCGACGAGGAGAAGGTGCGTCAGGCCTTCCGCTCCGGCAAGGGTTTGGGATGGCACGATCACAGTGCCTGCTTGTTCCGCGGCACGGAACGCTTCTTCCGGCCGGGCTACAACGCCAACCTGATCGGTTCCTGGCTGCCGGCGCTCGACGGTGTAGTCGAGAAGCTGGAGCGGGGCATAGACGTCGCTGATGTCGGATGCGGGCATGGCGCCTCGACCGTGCTGATGGCCAAAGCGTTTCCAAACTCCCGTTTCGTCGGCTTCGACTACCATGCCCCTTCCATCGAACGGGCGCGCGTCGCCGCCAAGGAAGCAGGTGTCGCCGGGAACACACGCTTCCAGGTGGCGCCGGCCAAGGATTTCCCCGGCACCTACGATCTCGTTGCCTTCTTCGACTGCCTACACGACATGGGCGATCCGGAAGGCGCGGCCAGACATGTCCACAAGGCGCTGAAGCCAGATGGCACTTGGATGATTGTCGAGCCTTTCGCGCACGACCAGCTTTCGGCCAACCTCAACCCGGTTGGCCGCATCTACTACGCCGCCTCCACTTTCATCTGCACGCCCGCATCGCTATCCCAGGAAGTCGGACTCGGGCTCGGCGCCCAAGCCGGCGAAGCGAGGCTGCGCAAGGTCGTGGCGGGCGGCGGGTTCAAGCGGTTCCGCCGCGCCACCGAGACGCCGTTCAACATGGTTCTCGAGGCACGTCCATGA
- a CDS encoding DUF2282 domain-containing protein: MISTKTLIGSALAAATSLAATAAYSGPAAKPSFAFEKCYGVVKAGQNDCQTATHSCAGTATADNQPDSWLYVPAGSCAKIAGGSDKPKA; encoded by the coding sequence GTGATCAGCACCAAGACCCTCATCGGATCGGCCCTTGCAGCCGCCACCTCGCTCGCCGCGACGGCGGCATATAGCGGTCCTGCGGCCAAGCCGAGCTTCGCCTTCGAGAAATGCTACGGCGTCGTCAAGGCCGGCCAGAACGACTGCCAGACCGCGACGCATTCCTGCGCCGGCACCGCCACCGCTGACAACCAGCCGGATTCCTGGCTCTACGTGCCCGCCGGCAGCTGCGCCAAGATCGCGGGCGGCAGCGACAAGCCGAAGGCCTAG
- a CDS encoding DNA-binding domain-containing protein yields MLPLEHLQTTMARSVLAMEPVVAANMLTAGKADPLARLRIYQNNTRSSLTAALMAVFPVTVRLVDERFFRFAASEFIRRHPPVESRLARYGAGFPRFLKTIDTLSDMPIVAETARLEWAIAEALDTASLPPRSLAEYDNTDLGLSPDIQLQPSLRLIVSHWSTLSVWKAHQQETAVDENITWARRPERVALWRSGNYVRLFLLDRANFAFWHSLKHGFGLEHATGRALALDPAFDLVSALVRLFRDRLVTDVRVAANSPSN; encoded by the coding sequence ATGCTGCCGCTTGAACACTTGCAGACCACCATGGCGCGGTCAGTGCTGGCCATGGAGCCAGTGGTCGCCGCAAATATGCTGACTGCCGGCAAGGCAGATCCGTTGGCGCGTCTGCGGATTTACCAGAACAACACGCGCAGTTCCCTGACAGCAGCGCTGATGGCGGTGTTTCCCGTGACCGTCCGCCTCGTCGACGAACGCTTTTTCCGCTTTGCGGCGAGCGAATTCATTCGGCGGCATCCGCCAGTGGAGTCGCGGCTGGCACGTTATGGCGCGGGCTTTCCACGCTTCCTGAAAACGATCGACACGCTGTCCGACATGCCGATCGTCGCCGAAACGGCGCGTCTCGAATGGGCCATAGCGGAGGCGCTCGACACGGCGTCGCTGCCGCCCCGCAGCCTCGCAGAATATGACAACACCGACCTTGGGCTGTCGCCGGATATCCAGCTCCAGCCCTCGCTGCGGTTGATCGTCTCGCACTGGTCGACCCTGTCGGTATGGAAGGCGCATCAACAAGAGACGGCGGTCGACGAAAACATCACCTGGGCAAGGCGTCCCGAACGCGTGGCGTTGTGGCGATCGGGGAACTACGTGCGGCTTTTTCTGCTCGACCGCGCGAACTTCGCCTTCTGGCATTCGCTGAAACACGGCTTCGGCCTCGAGCATGCCACTGGCCGCGCCTTGGCGCTCGACCCGGCCTTCGACCTGGTTTCGGCCCTCGTGCGTCTGTTCCGCGACAGGCTCGTCACTGACGTGCGCGTCGCCGCGAATTCCCCCTCAAACTGA